GTTTATTCAAATTTTCGAATCGCTATTAAACTTGCAGGTAATTGACACTTATTTGATGATATAAGTTGATATATTCGTAACTGGCGTATAAATATGTTCTATGTCGGACTACTTTCTTTCGTCCATATTGTTTAACGACGTTACGGTGGCAACGGTGGCTATATcgtattttttaaattcttatattgaataaaaatatttcatttaattttatgataattataaatttacacaTATAGAGATAAAAAACAGTTGGCATACCATGAAATTTTTGTTCGTATCTTCGTAGAAGTTCGCCAACAGTCGCTACTTTCCTTTTCGAAAACGAAAGTAAACCGTCAACaacataaaaatggaaaattttattgtattttcaaCTGGTATTGTTGGGCTTGTATTAGCTTTTGCTGTTTACATGTATCTTTTTATATTCAACGTGAgaccaaaaagaaaaataaccGAATGTGACGACAAAGACTGTGTGAGATGTAAGAAGTAtacagaaataaaagaaaaagcagTTGTTTTGTACAGGAACTACATTGACGATTATGATAGTGACTTGTTAAGGATACAATCTTCAGTGACTGACATAAACAAAACCAGACACAATAGAAAACAATGCCCTAATGTCTTTTTCATGGAAAGTCTTAAAAGCCAGCCTTGGCCATCAGAGACAAATAGTGACATTGAACAAGATGTGAACACCTTGaagaaaaatatatcaatgatTCAGTCAGATTTTGTTCGGATAATGGATTCTTCTGAGGATCACTGGCTGATTAATAACACACCCAATGGCTTCTGGGAAGTGTTTCATTTAGTTAACCAAGGTAACGTTGTTGAAAAGAACACACAGCTTGTGCCAAAGACATACGATctcattgaaaatttaaaatcagCTATGCTAAATACTGTTTTTGGAAATGTGGCGTTTTCTGTTGTGTATCCAGGAACAACTATTTCTGACCATTATGGCCCTACCAACATTAGACTTCGTTGTCACCTAGGTAAATAAATTTGCATTAAAACTAATTTGATATCACTATGTATCATGATTAATTTTGTATATGATTGATGGGACGTACCAGATTGatttatatttggttgctaaatttgtttgatttatttcaaaTAGAACATATATCATGCATGTCCCGTAGCCTTTGAGAAGTGATTAAATAAGCAGATACCACATGAAGGAGTTGATCAAAGTACAGGACAGTAGATTTTGGCTGCctcagttaacatggttaaacaACGTTTGAACTGggacaaatatatacaatttttagattttaaggggttcgttttgctcagtCCTTAGTTTTCTGTGAAGTGATTTGCAGAATGTTTAGTGTTAGTGAGTTTCCCTCAGAGCTccctgtttttttgtttgttattgttatCCTCTGCTTTTAATTTAGTTTCAGTTTTGAGACATGCATGACTTCTCATGTGATTCTTTATATGTGAGCATGGGACTGAAAAGTATTCACAGTATATTTAGAgttcaatttataaaataaaattaaaagaggtACCAAAGATACCAATAAGGGGACATTCAATATACATGAGTAAAGTAGAAACTGACGTACGTCGTCGACCCCggtatcgggatcgttcgccctgattacatgttcgccctaggttcgttcgcactgagtttgttcgccctgatagtccgttcgccctgggttcgttcgccctatattcatttatgatatgtatatgttacttcaatcagagacatataatacatgtattatatgtctctgcatcaatgaacgaaatatatatatattaaaatttattaaaatttatgtatatctattaaaagttaaatacagaatatttgccaaatttatattaataGTAAATAAAAGTCTTGGctgcattgttacactttattttataattacttttaatattaCTGTTGATGGAATTTGATTGCTGAGTAGGTGTCATTTGAAACCATTGATATCACTGATTGTTATATAAATTgtctttgatggattaataatgagaataacatttttctcaaataaaatagtcagcttggatgggtaaaattcagtttgaaataaaaaaataaataaaaaaggatgGGTAAAAACACTGATGACAAGTGATCAATGTACAGCAGTGTGACTgtgtttttggtatttgtttcACTAATAGTAATTCTATTTAgtgcttttaaatatttgtttaggaaattgttaaaatgtatcaataaagttaaatatataaataacttaGTCATGCTAGTCTTTAGTTGTTTTATGTCAGGTATAAGTCAGAAACTTATTCTCGTAGAAGCAAGACAACAACTTAGTCTTCAGttgtttcaaatgtaaaaatacaATGTAGTGCTGAAATTCCGAGAAACTTATTTCCTAATAGCAGTACCACAGAacacataataaataaatattcagtTAATGTAaacttcaacatattcaattacatacaaataatttaGTCTTCAgctgttttacatttaaaaatacaatgtggTGCTGAAATTTACAGAAACTTATATTTCCTAGTAACGTAATTACATACAGATACAAACTTAGTCCTCAAAAACTTATAGTCATGAAATGTACTGAAACTTATAACCTAGTATAGCATGTTAAGCAGCTAGCTTTAGACAATTTAACATGATGATACATCGTGatcgtaaatattcggcgaaattgtagacCGACTTCAACACATTCGATTATATACACACAACGCAACACTATACTTAAAACTaaaatcagggcgaacggactcAGGGCAAACAGGTATTAGGGCGAACAGAAACTAGGGCGAACCAgaatcagggcggacggacccggattcgTCGACCCCCAAGTCAACAGttatcaaatgatgaaaagaaACTGAATCAATTCCACAAAACACAGCAACACATGTAAAAACATAAAGACCAcgaagactgagcaacactaacCAAGCTAGCCCATTCAACAAGTAgatgtgatctcaggtgcttggAAAGAGCAAGTAAGTCCATCATGCACCACGTGATCGAGGCACCCGCCGTGCTGCTCATGGTAAAAAAGTTGTGGTGATGAATCTCATTCGACGATCTCATTAACATGAACAAGCTCGGAGAGGGTGTGGTTtcaacaattggaacatatctgtGGTCGTCTGCGACACAGATATTTATCCATAACGGCCtttcaactcgtgatggcgtctgtaaaatttacttTCAAAGGGATAACTCCATCACTAGAAATCCTAGGTTCAATACGTTcatagaataataaaaaaaaactcttatcaaagaaatcatgatagaacatgtagaacacGCAAACTCTTGAGTATAATATCAGCTGAAAGATATATATACTcaatatgcaggcgctgctgggaTGCTGCTTCATAGAAATTCGATATTCAGTCATGGTagtttggaagctgaaatcatctcttttgtcactTTTGTCGTATGAACTGTCAATTTCTAAATCATGCAGATGTAAGGAAGAATTAACTGTATTTCTGGTATACTTTATTCAAGGTTTTaagggatagatgcgttcaacagtCACCAAACATTCTGTTTTTGTCCAGGGTAAGGCAATACTCTTGATAGTGACAGATGAGGAACCTTATGAAACAAGTGGTATCACATTCTGAATTAATTGTTCCAGGGGCAGACAATAATCCTTTTAGTGACTTTATAATATATTATAGCATATTCTCATTTCATATGCAGTTCTTTTAATGTCAACGCTAAATCGCTAAatgtatgataaatatatttccAGGCCTGCAGACATCCCTATTTTGTTCCATAGTTGTGGATGGACAGAAAAAATCATGGAGAAACGGGAAAGTGATTTTATTTGATGATTCCTATTTGCATGGTGTAGAATACACACATAATGTGAAAGATGAGAATAAATACAGAGCTGTCTTGATAATAGACATGTGGCATCCAGATATCACAAAAGAGGAACAAAAAATACTAAGTTACATGTTTCCTCCTTAATAAAGTCTATCAAAGTACATGGCGTTCAATAGGGTATTGAATTATAAAAGTGACTTATTTTACACATGACAGTTAGGTACAGTACCTCAACATGTGATATATTGCCATGAACGAGGATgtaaactataggtcaccataaagccttcaacaataagaaaaaacatacaatataaaaaaaaagaagatgtggtaggattgctccacaagagaccaactgacacagaaattaacaacaataggtcaccgtacggctttcatcagtgagcaaagcccataccgcataatcagccataaaaggcctcgaaatgacaaatgtaaaacaattcaaacaactaACGACCTCgtttaattataaattaagtgttaacaaaactttgaatttttgaaatgctaaggcttttctacctcaggaatagattaccttagatgtatttggcaaaacttttagaaatttttggtcctcaatgctcttcaagagggcgaaagataccagagggacagtcaaactcataaacagaaaataaactgacaaacagacaaacaaaagtacacatgacataacatagaaaactaaagaataagcaacacgaaccccactaaaatctgggggtgatctcaggtgcttcggaagggtaagaagatcctgctccacatgtggcaaccatCGTGTTTCTCGTGTTataataaatccggtaaatagtataattcggtaggtcacattcatgaaagggaaggggattgtagttacaacttcgtactttatttaggaatttttggtcctcaatgctcgtcaacttcgtactttatttggcctttttaccaTGTCAATACATCGTTATTTGTCTCTTCTTCGTCGCTTTTTGAGATTAAAACTACAGTTACTACTGTCTCATTAATTTAGTAGATTGCAAAGACACAGGAATTTCTTTGAGGCAGtatgtcataaaatattttctttttaactaaACTTATATACTTATATGCATCACAACCGAAAACAGACGTTATATGGCAAACCCCATGCTATATTGGGTATATTTTGGATGTGGATGTTTAAGTTATCGTTATGTCTGAATTGGAACATTAAATATATTGCCGCATGTTAGTACAGTGCAACACCCTTAAGTTATTAACACAATGACCGTTCTACAGTTGGAATGTCCTGTCCCTGTCTAAAATACCTTCATTTTAATTACAAGCGGCTGTTGAAATTTCTGTTCTTTACCAAGATCAATCCACTGCAGAAATAACAAATATGAATTATAACCAAATTGTTCTCGTCTCTAAAAGGCCTCAGATATTTGCTGCTGAAAGCAAACAAACATCAAtcagacaaataaaaaaagaaccttTTCTCTGCTTTATATTTTCCACTTGATAAGtacatttacaaccaatgggtcgataccactgctggtggggTTTTAATTTCCCGAGGTTATCACAAGCCCAGCCGTCACCACTTCTGTGCTAagatgaattatcattgatatagtcatatttataaattaactgtttcaaaactttcttccttttttttttaaatactgacgCTTTTCTttctcagaaatagattacctaagctgtatttagcaaaactttaccagacacaagttggttcctttttcctttttcctttttcgatattcaaattttgaaaaatattccaaactgaattttgtttttccttcaaaattttttttcctcaaaatttttttttcctcaaaattttttttcctcaaattttttttttcctcaaaattttttttcctcaaaatttttttttcctcaaatttttttttttcaattttttttttcctcaaaatatttttcctcaaaaagtttttcttcaaatttttttgtcatttccttattcgttttcttttacctttttcgattatcatccttatttgatttccatttccttattcgattttcatttccttattcgattttcttttccttatttggtttcttcttcctttttcaatattcatttcctttttcggtttctacttccttattcggtttctatttccttattggattttcatttcctcattcgatttccatttccttattcaattttcatttccttattcggtttctttttcctttttcaatattcatttccttatttggtttctatttccttattcagtttctatttccttattggattttcatttccttattcgatttccatttccttattcgattttcatttccttattcgatttctttttcctttttcaatattcatttcctttttcggtttctatttccttattcggtttctatttcctaattggattttcgtttccttatttgatttccatttccttattcgattatCATTTCCTAATTccgtttctttttcctttttcaatattcatttcctttttcggtttctagttccttattcggtttctatttccttattggattttcatttccttattcaatttccatttccttattcggtttctttttccttattcagattctttttccttattcggtttctttttcttttttcaatattcatttcctttttcggtttttatttcctttttcgattttcatttccttattcggttttcatttcctttttcgatattcaaattttgaaaaatattacaagtccaaactgattttttttttccttcaatttttttttcctcaaattttttttttcctcaaaattttttttcctcaaattttttttttcatcaaaaatttttttttcatcaaaattttttttcctgaaaaatgttttttcctcattttttttcctcaaatttttttttcctcaaaatatttttcctc
The window above is part of the Mytilus edulis chromosome 6, xbMytEdul2.2, whole genome shotgun sequence genome. Proteins encoded here:
- the LOC139527461 gene encoding aspartate beta-hydroxylase domain-containing protein 2-like gives rise to the protein MENFIVFSTGIVGLVLAFAVYMYLFIFNVRPKRKITECDDKDCVRCKKYTEIKEKAVVLYRNYIDDYDSDLLRIQSSVTDINKTRHNRKQCPNVFFMESLKSQPWPSETNSDIEQDVNTLKKNISMIQSDFVRIMDSSEDHWLINNTPNGFWEVFHLVNQGNVVEKNTQLVPKTYDLIENLKSAMLNTVFGNVAFSVVYPGTTISDHYGPTNIRLRCHLGLQTSLFCSIVVDGQKKSWRNGKVILFDDSYLHGVEYTHNVKDENKYRAVLIIDMWHPDITKEEQKILSYMFPP